In Betaproteobacteria bacterium, the following proteins share a genomic window:
- a CDS encoding Lar family restriction alleviation protein gives MSEREGLAPCPFCGSEDGPALDRLWHEMHRVICSECGAEGPMFENARLHNGKWAKDAARIAWNKRWKAK, from the coding sequence ATGAGCGAACGCGAGGGGCTTGCGCCATGCCCGTTTTGCGGGAGTGAAGATGGCCCAGCACTCGATCGCCTGTGGCACGAGATGCACCGGGTCATATGCTCCGAGTGCGGCGCAGAAGGCCCGATGTTTGAGAACGCGCGACTCCACAACGGTAAGTGGGCGAAGGACGCGGCCCGCATCGCGTGGAACAAACGGTGGAAAGCGAAATGA